A genome region from Paradevosia shaoguanensis includes the following:
- a CDS encoding sigma-54-dependent transcriptional regulator, whose amino-acid sequence MTRVLIVDDDPVQLRLTSEIAKRAGFAPVTASGGKDALERLREDSSIGAMVLDLVMPDLDGMAVMEAMKREGLTTPVIVQTANSSLETVVTAMRQGAADFFVKPVAPERLIISLRNALKLEALETLVRTERSRRAGTFSVEDIVTRSPAMDRVLSLIRKAAKSTIPVLIEGETGTGKELVARAIQGMSDRAGKPFVTVNCGAIPPNLVESTLFGHRKGAFTGATADHDGKFAEAHGGTLFLDEVGELPLDTQVKLLRAIQHGEIEPVGAGRPEKVNVRVISATNRRLLNLAKTGAFREDLFYRLNVFPIYVPPLRERPEDVEALAMHFIARLAAEAGRRVVGITPPALDLLQRYDWPGNIRQLENAVYRAIVLSDGAYLETPDFPQIVAQTAGREQAARVTETSPVLAAPIHIDHTPPPQPAESELSPIIERFLDDNGEVAALADVERALIVFALEHYSGRMSRVARALGIGRSTLYRKLKEYGLEGEAESDAA is encoded by the coding sequence ATGACGCGTGTTCTCATAGTCGACGACGATCCGGTGCAGTTGCGCCTGACCTCAGAAATCGCCAAGCGCGCCGGCTTCGCGCCTGTCACGGCCAGCGGCGGCAAGGACGCGCTGGAGCGGCTGCGCGAGGATAGCAGCATCGGCGCCATGGTGCTCGACCTCGTCATGCCCGACCTAGACGGCATGGCCGTGATGGAAGCGATGAAGCGCGAAGGGCTGACGACGCCGGTGATCGTGCAGACCGCCAATTCCTCGCTCGAAACGGTGGTGACCGCCATGCGCCAGGGCGCGGCGGACTTTTTCGTCAAGCCGGTGGCGCCCGAGCGCCTCATTATCTCATTGCGCAACGCGCTTAAGCTCGAAGCGCTTGAGACGCTGGTGCGCACCGAACGCTCGCGCCGCGCGGGCACGTTCAGCGTCGAGGATATCGTGACGCGCAGCCCGGCCATGGACCGCGTGCTCTCGCTCATCCGCAAGGCTGCCAAGAGCACCATTCCCGTGCTGATCGAAGGCGAGACCGGTACGGGCAAGGAACTAGTGGCCCGCGCCATCCAGGGCATGAGCGACCGGGCGGGAAAACCCTTCGTCACCGTCAATTGCGGGGCCATTCCACCCAATCTCGTGGAATCGACGCTGTTCGGCCACCGCAAGGGCGCCTTTACCGGCGCGACTGCCGATCATGACGGCAAATTCGCCGAAGCCCATGGCGGCACGCTATTCCTCGACGAAGTGGGCGAATTGCCACTCGATACGCAGGTAAAGCTCCTGCGCGCCATCCAGCACGGCGAGATCGAGCCCGTGGGCGCGGGACGCCCGGAAAAGGTCAATGTGCGGGTGATCTCGGCCACCAACCGGCGGCTGCTGAACTTGGCCAAGACCGGGGCCTTCCGCGAGGACCTTTTCTACCGACTCAACGTCTTCCCCATCTACGTGCCACCACTGCGCGAACGCCCTGAAGACGTCGAGGCACTAGCCATGCATTTCATCGCCCGGCTCGCCGCCGAGGCCGGACGGCGCGTGGTGGGCATCACCCCGCCTGCCCTCGACCTGCTGCAGCGCTACGACTGGCCGGGCAATATCCGCCAGCTCGAAAACGCGGTCTACCGCGCCATCGTGCTCTCGGACGGGGCCTATCTCGAAACGCCGGACTTCCCCCAGATCGTGGCCCAAACTGCTGGCCGCGAGCAGGCTGCGCGGGTAACGGAAACCTCGCCGGTTCTGGCCGCACCGATCCACATCGACCACACCCCGCCCCCCCAACCCGCCGAGTCCGAGCTCAGCCCGATCATCGAGCGCTTCCTCGACGACAATGGGGAAGTGGCAGCCCTGGCCGATGTCGAGCGGGCGCTCATCGTCTTCGCGCTGGAGCACTATTCAGGCCGCATGTCGCGCGTCGCGCGAGCGCTCGGTATCGGTCGCTCGACGCTCTATCGCAAGCTCAAGGAATATGGACTTGAAGGCGAGGCGGAGAGCGACGCGGCGTAG
- a CDS encoding response regulator, with product MASQDFADLSVLVAESNTQMADLLSQMLRGLGVRKIQIATDAVAASGSLRRGGVDVLMIDEALKGLDGTTFTRRLRRSEDETHRHVAVVMMASHPSAAAINKARDAGITEFLRRPFSAAQIEEKLGAIMKAPRAFVETDSYVGPDRRRRSAGIGGDDRRAS from the coding sequence ATGGCTTCCCAGGACTTTGCTGACCTTTCCGTGCTTGTGGCCGAATCCAACACGCAGATGGCCGATCTCCTCAGCCAGATGCTGCGTGGATTGGGCGTACGCAAGATTCAGATCGCCACCGATGCCGTCGCCGCCTCGGGTTCCCTCCGCCGCGGCGGGGTGGACGTGCTGATGATCGACGAGGCCTTGAAGGGCCTCGACGGCACGACCTTCACCCGCCGGTTGCGGCGGTCGGAGGACGAAACCCATCGCCACGTCGCCGTGGTGATGATGGCCTCTCATCCGAGCGCCGCGGCCATCAACAAGGCGCGCGACGCCGGAATCACCGAATTTCTGCGCCGACCCTTCTCGGCCGCCCAGATCGAGGAGAAGCTCGGCGCAATCATGAAGGCGCCCCGAGCATTCGTGGAAACCGACAGCTATGTCGGCCCTGACCGCCGGCGGCGTTCGGCGGGCATCGGCGGAGATGATCGCCGGGCGTCGTGA
- a CDS encoding SRPBCC family protein, whose product MLKSRTITISINRPVADVYAYLSDPSNMPNWTTALGERFERVEGNVWHAAVPDDPRGPVTVRFSPRNDWGVLDYEVSRSGEEPLMVPLRVFANQEGCDLAFTFFQRPGVSDEHLDSEVEWVRTDLLTLKSLLEALGDRR is encoded by the coding sequence ATGTTGAAGAGCAGGACTATAACGATATCCATCAACCGGCCGGTTGCGGATGTCTATGCCTACCTCTCGGACCCGTCCAACATGCCGAACTGGACTACGGCACTGGGCGAACGGTTCGAGCGGGTGGAGGGAAATGTCTGGCACGCGGCGGTGCCCGACGATCCACGCGGGCCGGTCACGGTCCGTTTCTCACCAAGAAATGACTGGGGCGTGCTCGACTACGAGGTCAGCCGGAGCGGCGAGGAACCGCTTATGGTGCCCCTGCGCGTCTTCGCCAACCAGGAGGGGTGCGATCTCGCCTTCACCTTCTTCCAACGCCCCGGCGTCAGCGATGAGCATCTGGATTCGGAAGTGGAATGGGTACGCACGGACCTGTTGACACTCAAGTCGCTGCTTGAGGCGCTGGGGGACCGGCGTTAG
- the ykgO gene encoding type B 50S ribosomal protein L36 — MKVANSLKALMGRHRANKLVRRRGRVYIINKVDKRYKARQG; from the coding sequence ATGAAAGTCGCCAATTCGCTCAAGGCGCTGATGGGTCGCCACCGCGCCAACAAGCTCGTCCGCCGTCGCGGCCGTGTTTACATCATCAACAAGGTCGACAAGCGCTACAAGGCCCGCCAGGGCTGA
- a CDS encoding ABC transporter ATP-binding protein has translation MTELLRIDGLKKTFSIANGLFGRPLTLTALEDISFSVQKGETLGIVGESGSGKSTLGRCILQLLSPDQGKVLWLGQDLTRLPDEEMRRKRRDLQIIFQDPLASLNPRMTVGEIIADPLRTLMPELNREQRRAKVIKMMEAVGLLPEMINRYPHEFSGGQAQRIGIARALITEPKLIVCDEPVSALDVSIQAQILNLLSELKDEFGLTLIFISHNLSVVRHVSDRILVLYLGRIVEMAKGDDIYDDPRHPYTRALLTAVPIPDPRLARERNIDALRGEIPSPINPPSGCTFRTRCRFAKPICAEVRPALETLAGDRLVACHRWRDLDLEHPVPSV, from the coding sequence GTCGCCCGCTGACGCTCACTGCGCTCGAGGACATCTCGTTCTCGGTGCAGAAGGGTGAGACGCTGGGTATCGTGGGCGAGAGCGGCAGCGGCAAGTCGACGCTCGGCCGCTGCATCCTACAGCTCCTGTCGCCTGACCAGGGCAAGGTGCTCTGGTTGGGCCAGGACCTCACCCGGCTGCCCGATGAGGAGATGCGGCGCAAGCGGCGCGACCTGCAGATCATCTTCCAGGATCCGCTGGCTTCCCTCAATCCGCGCATGACGGTGGGCGAGATCATCGCCGATCCCCTGCGCACGCTGATGCCCGAACTCAACCGGGAGCAGCGGCGGGCCAAGGTTATCAAGATGATGGAGGCTGTGGGCCTCCTTCCCGAGATGATCAACCGTTATCCGCACGAGTTTTCGGGTGGGCAGGCGCAGCGTATCGGCATCGCCCGGGCGCTGATCACCGAGCCCAAGCTCATCGTCTGCGACGAGCCGGTTTCGGCACTGGACGTCTCGATCCAGGCGCAGATTCTCAACCTGCTCTCCGAGCTCAAGGATGAATTCGGCCTCACGCTGATCTTCATCTCGCACAACCTTTCGGTCGTGCGGCACGTGTCGGATCGGATCCTGGTGCTCTATCTCGGCCGCATCGTCGAGATGGCGAAGGGTGATGATATCTATGACGACCCCAGGCATCCCTATACGAGGGCGCTACTGACGGCCGTGCCGATCCCCGATCCGCGGTTGGCGCGGGAGCGCAATATCGATGCGTTGCGCGGCGAAATTCCCTCGCCGATCAACCCGCCTTCGGGTTGCACCTTCCGTACTCGCTGCCGCTTCGCCAAGCCGATCTGCGCCGAAGTGCGCCCGGCGCTCGAAACCCTGGCCGGCGACCGCCTCGTCGCCTGCCACCGCTGGCGCGACCTCGACCTCGAACACCCCGTTCCCTCGGTCTAG